The following are encoded in a window of Candidatus Methylomirabilota bacterium genomic DNA:
- a CDS encoding HipA family kinase, giving the protein MPTRPPLLRHAATRYVQPLREGGSLPAVVDTDGGGLFVVKFRGAGQGAKALIAELIVGRLAQALDLPVPGLAIIELAAAFGRSEPDPEIQDILRGSHGVNVGLRYLDSAFNFDASAAGDLIPVDLATRLVWLDAFVTNPDRTHRNPNLLVWQRRPWLIDHGGALYAHHDWASVDEARTRTPFARIREHVLLDRAGDLAAIDAALAAHLDVDVIASVLAEVPDELFTDPVSCREFTTAAAARARYRDYLLTRLRAPRDFVAEAGRAREHLRREPPRPLSARR; this is encoded by the coding sequence ATGCCGACACGACCCCCGCTCCTCCGCCACGCGGCGACTCGCTACGTGCAGCCCCTCCGGGAGGGCGGCTCGCTCCCCGCGGTGGTCGACACCGACGGCGGCGGCCTCTTCGTGGTCAAGTTCCGGGGCGCCGGTCAAGGCGCGAAGGCCCTCATCGCCGAGCTGATCGTGGGGCGGCTCGCGCAAGCGCTCGACCTGCCGGTGCCCGGCCTCGCGATCATCGAGCTGGCCGCCGCCTTCGGCCGGAGCGAGCCCGACCCCGAGATCCAGGACATCCTGCGGGGGAGCCATGGGGTCAACGTGGGGCTCCGCTATCTGGACTCGGCCTTCAACTTCGACGCGAGCGCGGCGGGAGACCTGATCCCGGTCGACCTGGCCACGCGACTGGTGTGGCTCGACGCCTTCGTCACGAATCCGGATCGGACCCACCGCAATCCGAACCTGCTCGTGTGGCAGCGCCGGCCGTGGCTCATCGATCACGGCGGCGCGCTCTACGCCCACCACGACTGGGCCTCGGTGGACGAGGCGCGCACCCGCACGCCGTTCGCGCGCATTCGCGAGCACGTGCTGCTCGACCGAGCGGGCGACCTGGCCGCGATCGACGCCGCGCTGGCGGCCCACCTCGACGTCGACGTCATCGCCTCGGTGCTCGCGGAGGTGCCCGACGAGCTCTTCACCGACCCGGTGAGCTGTCGCGAGTTCACCACCGCGGCGGCCGCCCGCGCCCGGTACCGTGACTACCTCCTGACCCGCCTGCGCGCGCCCCGCGACTTCGTGGCCGAGGCGGGGCGGGCGCGCGAGCACCTGCGACGCGAGCCGCCGCGCCCGCTCTCGGCGCGGCGGTGA
- a CDS encoding DUF3037 domain-containing protein, protein MTDDGRIAYDFAVLRAVPHVHLGAFVPVGVVVHARTAGYLGMRTLSDPAELAARVPDVDHELLARYLRSCCAVAAGDPAAGPVALAPPSERFHWLTAPRSDVLQSSPVHAGLAEDPARALDELFAAYVLGADPRDAGER, encoded by the coding sequence ATGACCGACGACGGACGGATCGCCTACGACTTCGCGGTGCTCCGCGCGGTGCCCCACGTGCACCTCGGGGCCTTCGTGCCGGTCGGGGTGGTCGTGCACGCGCGCACCGCCGGCTATCTCGGCATGCGCACCCTCAGCGACCCGGCCGAGCTCGCCGCGCGGGTGCCCGACGTCGATCACGAGCTGCTCGCGCGCTATCTGCGCTCCTGCTGCGCGGTGGCCGCCGGGGATCCCGCGGCGGGGCCGGTGGCGCTGGCCCCGCCCTCGGAGCGCTTCCACTGGCTCACCGCGCCGCGCTCCGACGTGCTGCAGTCGTCGCCGGTCCACGCGGGTCTCGCGGAAGATCCGGCGCGGGCGCTGGACGAGCTGTTCGCCGCCTACGTGCTCGGCGCCGACCCGCGCGACGCCGGGGAGCGCTAG
- the pssA gene encoding CDP-diacylglycerol--serine O-phosphatidyltransferase, translating into MDERARRRHFSLLRGFHLADLFTIANGFCGVAAVFQAMTFLATQNRRNLYLAALLVPLALVMDVLDGRIARWRHQASEMGRELDSLADVISFGVAPAAIAFAAGLDRPLDQLALMYFVGCGLSRLARYNITAGDLSREAGKVTYFEGTPIPTSVVPLGLLMLAFHHGDLYPVTIAGLRFHLVTLLFVVSGSLMISKTLRIPKP; encoded by the coding sequence ATGGACGAGCGCGCGCGACGCCGGCACTTCTCGCTGCTGCGCGGCTTCCACCTGGCCGACCTCTTCACGATCGCCAACGGGTTTTGCGGCGTGGCCGCGGTGTTCCAGGCCATGACGTTCCTGGCCACCCAGAATCGCCGGAACCTCTATCTCGCCGCGCTTCTGGTGCCGCTGGCCCTGGTGATGGACGTCCTCGACGGGCGGATCGCGCGCTGGCGCCACCAGGCCTCCGAGATGGGACGCGAGCTGGACTCGCTGGCCGACGTCATCTCGTTCGGCGTCGCGCCCGCGGCCATCGCCTTCGCGGCCGGACTCGATCGCCCGCTCGACCAGCTCGCCCTGATGTACTTCGTGGGCTGCGGGCTGAGCCGCCTCGCCCGCTACAACATCACCGCCGGCGACCTCTCGCGCGAAGCGGGCAAGGTCACCTACTTCGAGGGCACGCCGATCCCGACCAGCGTGGTGCCGCTGGGCCTGCTGATGCTGGCGTTCCATCACGGCGACCTCTATCCGGTGACGATCGCCGGTCTGCGCTTCCACCTCGTCACGCTGCTGTTCGTCGTCTCGGGCAGCCTGATGATCAGCAAGACCCTCCGCATCCCCAAGCCGTAG
- the glgP gene encoding alpha-glucan family phosphorylase has translation MTAGHPPLVAYFSMEYGLHEELYSYAGGLGVLAGDFMKSAGDLGLPVVGVGLRWGQGYTSQHIGADGYPYDEWRDQKPDALTDTGARVRVRVASREVACRVWRVGRYAIAPLYLLEPTDPRDLWITRRLYDPRPDCRVAQEMLLGIGGVRALRALHLPVERYHFNEGHAVFAGIEMIADRMEAGLGFHEAWQVARESIVFTTHTPVPAGNEVHSLAELRRLGAGCELVASELAEIGGDPFNMTVAGLRLAHIANAVAQLHGETARAMWAHVKDAAPIIAITNGVHVPTWQDARIPAAHGSDERLQTAKRALKGELLAEVRTRTGVRLDPAALTIGFARRSATYKRPDLLLRDAERFAALVRGHRVQLLFSGKAHPADHEGKAVIARLVNALKRWPESVAFLENYDMGLGRLLTRGCDVWLNTPRRPMEASGTSGMKAAMNGTLNLSVLDGWWPEGCEPGVTGWAIGDGTVGGDPDLRDLRSLYETLEREVLPAFADPDRWVQMMRASIRMATERFSSDRMVQEYFARLYSVTSPSR, from the coding sequence CTGCGCTGGGGCCAGGGCTACACCTCGCAGCACATCGGCGCCGACGGCTATCCCTACGACGAGTGGCGCGATCAGAAGCCGGACGCGCTGACCGATACCGGCGCGCGGGTGCGCGTGCGAGTGGCCAGCCGCGAGGTGGCCTGTCGCGTGTGGCGCGTCGGCCGCTACGCCATCGCCCCGCTCTATCTGCTCGAGCCCACCGATCCGCGAGACCTCTGGATCACGCGGCGCCTCTACGACCCGCGTCCCGATTGCCGTGTGGCCCAGGAGATGCTGCTCGGCATCGGCGGCGTGCGCGCGCTGCGCGCGCTGCACCTGCCGGTCGAGCGCTACCACTTCAACGAGGGCCACGCGGTCTTCGCGGGCATCGAGATGATCGCCGATCGCATGGAGGCCGGCCTGGGCTTCCACGAGGCGTGGCAGGTCGCCCGGGAGTCGATCGTGTTCACCACCCACACCCCGGTGCCCGCGGGCAACGAGGTGCACTCCCTCGCCGAGCTACGGCGGCTCGGCGCCGGCTGCGAGCTGGTGGCCAGCGAGCTGGCCGAGATCGGGGGCGATCCGTTCAACATGACGGTGGCCGGCCTGCGGCTGGCCCACATCGCCAACGCGGTGGCGCAGCTGCACGGCGAGACCGCCCGGGCGATGTGGGCGCACGTGAAGGACGCGGCCCCGATCATCGCGATCACCAACGGGGTCCACGTCCCCACCTGGCAGGACGCGCGCATCCCCGCCGCGCACGGCAGCGACGAGCGGCTGCAGACGGCCAAGCGCGCGCTGAAGGGCGAGCTGCTCGCCGAGGTGCGCACGCGCACCGGCGTGCGGCTCGATCCGGCCGCGTTGACCATCGGCTTCGCCCGCCGCTCCGCCACCTACAAGCGGCCCGATCTGCTGCTGCGCGATGCGGAGCGCTTCGCCGCGCTCGTCCGCGGTCACCGGGTGCAGCTGCTGTTCTCGGGCAAGGCCCACCCGGCCGATCATGAAGGCAAGGCGGTCATCGCCCGGCTGGTCAACGCGCTCAAGCGCTGGCCGGAGAGCGTGGCCTTCCTCGAGAACTACGACATGGGGCTCGGTCGCCTGCTCACCCGCGGCTGCGACGTCTGGCTGAACACCCCGCGCCGGCCCATGGAGGCCAGCGGCACGTCGGGCATGAAGGCGGCCATGAACGGCACGCTCAACCTCTCGGTGCTGGACGGCTGGTGGCCGGAGGGCTGCGAGCCCGGCGTCACCGGCTGGGCGATCGGCGACGGCACCGTCGGGGGCGATCCCGACCTGCGCGATCTGCGCTCGCTCTACGAGACGCTGGAGCGCGAGGTCCTGCCCGCCTTTGCGGATCCGGACCGGTGGGTCCAGATGATGCGCGCGTCGATCCGCATGGCCACCGAGCGCTTCTCCTCGGACCGGATGGTCCAGGAGTACTTCGCGCGGCTCTACTCGGTCACTTCCCCTTCGCGATGA
- a CDS encoding tetratricopeptide repeat protein encodes MRAHAVVALVLLLTAAPAGADMTPAPPRDQMPPAPSAEEEYRRGVAATRAKEWSVAGAAFGRAVEMRPSYPEAWNGLGYALRQQGKYPESLRAYDEALRLRPEYPEALEYLGEAYVKMGRLDDARRVVDRLRPLDAARARELDEVIAKGK; translated from the coding sequence GTGCGAGCGCACGCGGTCGTGGCCTTGGTCCTGCTGCTGACCGCGGCGCCGGCCGGCGCCGACATGACGCCGGCGCCGCCCCGCGACCAGATGCCGCCCGCGCCGTCGGCGGAGGAGGAATACCGCCGCGGCGTGGCGGCCACCCGGGCGAAGGAGTGGAGTGTGGCGGGCGCCGCGTTCGGCCGAGCGGTCGAGATGAGGCCGAGCTACCCCGAGGCCTGGAACGGGCTCGGCTACGCGCTGCGCCAGCAGGGCAAGTACCCGGAGTCGCTCCGAGCCTACGACGAGGCGCTGCGACTGCGGCCAGAGTATCCGGAGGCGCTCGAATACCTCGGCGAGGCCTACGTGAAGATGGGTCGCCTCGACGACGCCCGCCGCGTGGTCGACCGGCTCCGGCCGCTGGACGCCGCGCGCGCCCGCGAGCTCGACGAGGTCATCGCGAAGGGGAAGTGA